A region from the SAR86 cluster bacterium genome encodes:
- the dnaQ gene encoding DNA polymerase III subunit epsilon — translation MAKKYIILDTETTGLEVEQGHRVIEIGAVLLNDRKKSEEHFHSYLNPERLIDEEATKVHGISNQDLEDKPLFQEIAEEFLEFIQGSTLVIHNADFDVGFLNNELNLVSSKYPKLEEICEVIDSLSLAREKFPGQRNSLDALANRFDVTGYDRTYHGALLDANILADVYMLLTGGQSNFEFSNGNSTPSLEQKKSNKEFLTNGFKIKKIESSKDDIKEHNKRLDDITSRNNVDTIWNKIT, via the coding sequence ATGGCAAAAAAATACATCATTCTTGATACAGAAACTACTGGGTTAGAAGTTGAGCAAGGCCATAGAGTGATTGAAATTGGAGCAGTGCTTTTAAATGATAGAAAAAAATCTGAGGAACATTTTCATTCTTATTTAAATCCTGAAAGATTGATTGACGAAGAAGCCACAAAAGTTCATGGAATATCTAATCAAGATCTTGAAGATAAGCCCTTGTTTCAAGAAATTGCTGAAGAGTTTTTAGAATTTATCCAAGGAAGCACATTAGTTATTCATAATGCAGATTTTGATGTAGGATTTTTAAATAATGAATTGAACTTAGTTTCTTCAAAATATCCAAAACTTGAGGAAATATGTGAAGTTATAGACTCACTGTCATTAGCAAGGGAAAAATTTCCTGGCCAAAGAAACTCTTTAGATGCATTAGCTAATAGATTTGATGTAACTGGTTATGACAGAACTTATCACGGAGCTTTGCTGGATGCTAATATTCTTGCAGATGTTTATATGCTTTTAACTGGCGGCCAAAGTAATTTTGAATTCAGTAATGGGAACTCTACACCATCATTAGAACAGAAAAAATCTAATAAAGAATTTTTAACCAATGGATTTAAAATTAAAAAAATTGAATCATCAAAAGACGATATTAAAGAACACAATAAAAGACTTGATGACATAACTTCAAGAAATAATGTTGATACTATTTGGAATAAAATAACTTGA
- the rnhA gene encoding ribonuclease HI: MKTVNIYTDGACRGNPGPGGWGVLIQYQDNEKEYFGGNKNTTNNQMELQAAIEGLKLLKEVCIVNLTTDSKYVMQGITSWIKKWKINKWKNSNKKDVKNKELWIELDKLCMKHDVRWNWVKGHTGHEQNEIADILANKGIDSLE; the protein is encoded by the coding sequence ATGAAAACAGTAAATATTTATACTGATGGTGCATGCAGAGGGAATCCTGGCCCAGGAGGTTGGGGTGTTTTGATTCAGTATCAAGATAATGAAAAAGAGTATTTTGGAGGTAATAAAAATACCACCAATAATCAAATGGAACTTCAAGCTGCCATAGAGGGTTTAAAATTACTTAAAGAAGTATGTATTGTTAATTTAACAACAGATTCAAAATACGTTATGCAAGGCATAACAAGTTGGATAAAAAAATGGAAAATTAACAAATGGAAAAATTCTAATAAAAAGGATGTTAAAAATAAGGAGCTTTGGATAGAGCTAGATAAGCTTTGTATGAAACATGATGTAAGATGGAATTGGGTAAAAGGCCACACTGGGCACGAACAAAATGAAATAGCAGACATACTAGCTAATAAAGGTATAGATAGTTTAGAGTAA
- the gloB gene encoding hydroxyacylglutathione hydrolase, which yields MIKVEPIPAFSDNYIWLVTTNEGSIVIDPGDANPVIEYLSKNKDLTLNSILLTHHHYDHSGGIEDLRKRYDLKVFGPNNQIKSVDHRVVEGDEILVNGLIFKIIEVPGHTLDHIAFYNDGDDDPILFCGDTLFAAGCGRVFEGTFDQMYESLLKLKKLPENTIVYSGHEYTTANLMFANHVEPLNKNIRDSLSKVQELRSKNIPTLPTSIKEEKLINPFLRCDDESLQIIIRKKFNTDLSELNIFSALREWKDNF from the coding sequence ATGATTAAAGTAGAACCAATTCCAGCTTTTAGTGATAATTATATTTGGTTAGTCACAACTAATGAAGGGTCAATTGTAATTGATCCTGGTGATGCTAATCCTGTAATTGAATATCTTAGTAAAAATAAAGATCTAACTTTGAATAGTATTTTGCTCACTCATCATCATTATGATCATTCTGGAGGTATAGAAGATTTAAGAAAAAGATATGACTTAAAGGTTTTTGGACCAAATAATCAAATAAAATCTGTGGATCATAGAGTGGTTGAAGGAGATGAAATTTTAGTAAACGGATTAATTTTTAAGATTATTGAAGTTCCAGGTCATACTTTAGATCATATTGCATTTTATAATGACGGTGATGATGATCCGATTCTTTTTTGTGGGGATACACTATTTGCTGCTGGCTGCGGACGAGTTTTTGAAGGTACATTTGATCAAATGTATGAATCTTTATTGAAGCTTAAAAAGCTTCCTGAAAACACAATAGTTTATAGTGGGCATGAGTACACAACAGCAAATTTAATGTTTGCAAATCATGTTGAGCCTTTGAATAAAAACATACGAGATAGTTTATCTAAAGTTCAAGAACTCAGATCAAAGAATATACCTACCCTCCCAACAAGTATTAAAGAGGAAAAACTTATTAATCCCTTTTTACGATGTGATGATGAGAGCCTTCAAATCATAATAAGAAAAAAATTTAATACTGATTTAAGTGAATTAAATATTTTTTCTGCCTTAAGAGAATGGAAAGACAACTTCTAA
- a CDS encoding LysM peptidoglycan-binding domain-containing protein: MERQLLIIITASLLIFGCQQIDLGMPSSVISIEEQKPQVIVVEEKPQDVWEYMMTKTDLSPYILDEQTNFYINKHISNLEKFTEYLDKSYYFIYYVIQELEAADLPVELALIPFIESNYDPFSISPSGAVGLWQFMPTTGRAFNLERSWWNEDRHDPYRSTHAAIGYFKYLFERFDNDIYLALAAYNAGPTYLEKQIKKNKRRGLKYDFWSLNLTNQVTEYVPKYVAIREVIFNAEKYGILLPNIPIESVVKKIEIPGQVEILTLSEYLSIKPKLIYKLNAGYTKWASAPKDKSIFYVPIEKTYLLDSPDSPFENVNQINWISHKVLSGDSLWKLAKKYDTEVRIIKEINYINSDLLSVNDTLLIPLSKSKSNTFIPYEMHIVSEGDTLWSIAKKYKIEIKELTAINSLDRNAILKLGQQLSIGNKNIHRNIESKKRTILYSVKQGDNLYKISDLFDVSVKSIEELNDFKTSKLMPGQIIKIAIRAF, from the coding sequence ATGGAAAGACAACTTCTAATAATAATTACAGCTTCTTTATTAATATTTGGCTGTCAACAAATTGATTTAGGTATGCCTAGTTCTGTTATTTCAATTGAGGAACAAAAACCTCAAGTTATTGTTGTTGAAGAAAAACCACAAGATGTATGGGAATATATGATGACAAAAACAGATTTATCACCGTATATTCTTGATGAGCAAACAAATTTTTATATCAATAAACACATATCTAATCTAGAAAAATTTACAGAATATTTAGATAAATCCTATTATTTCATTTATTACGTAATTCAAGAACTTGAAGCTGCAGATCTTCCTGTTGAGCTTGCTCTGATTCCTTTTATAGAAAGTAATTATGATCCCTTTTCAATTTCGCCTTCTGGTGCAGTTGGGCTTTGGCAGTTTATGCCTACCACCGGAAGAGCATTTAACTTGGAGAGATCATGGTGGAATGAGGACAGACATGATCCATATAGATCAACTCATGCTGCAATTGGATATTTTAAATATCTATTTGAGAGGTTTGATAATGATATTTATCTTGCTCTTGCTGCGTATAATGCTGGGCCTACTTATCTTGAAAAACAAATAAAAAAAAATAAACGTAGAGGTTTAAAATATGATTTTTGGTCGTTAAATTTAACAAATCAAGTCACAGAATATGTGCCTAAATACGTTGCAATAAGAGAAGTAATCTTTAATGCTGAAAAATATGGAATTCTTCTACCTAACATCCCAATAGAATCTGTTGTAAAGAAAATTGAGATACCTGGTCAAGTTGAGATCTTAACTCTTAGCGAATATCTAAGTATAAAACCAAAGCTTATATATAAATTAAATGCTGGTTATACAAAATGGGCTTCTGCACCAAAAGATAAAAGCATTTTTTATGTGCCAATAGAAAAAACTTATTTACTAGACAGTCCTGATAGTCCCTTTGAAAATGTAAATCAGATTAACTGGATATCACATAAAGTATTATCTGGAGATAGTTTATGGAAATTAGCAAAAAAATATGACACTGAAGTTAGAATTATTAAGGAAATTAATTATATAAATAGTGATTTATTATCAGTGAACGATACCTTGTTAATACCTTTGAGCAAGTCAAAGTCTAATACATTTATTCCATATGAAATGCATATCGTATCTGAAGGAGATACTCTTTGGAGCATTGCTAAAAAATATAAGATTGAAATTAAAGAGTTGACTGCAATAAATTCGCTTGACAGAAATGCAATACTTAAATTAGGCCAGCAATTATCTATTGGTAATAAAAACATTCATCGAAATATAGAATCAAAAAAAAGAACAATACTCTATTCAGTTAAACAAGGAGATAATTTATACAAAATATCAGATTTATTTGATGTGAGTGTAAAGAGCATTGAGGAATTAAATGATTTTAAAACTTCAAAATTAATGCCCGGTCAAATAATAAAGATTGCGATAAGAGCTTTTTAA
- a CDS encoding ABC transporter permease has protein sequence MSNNPSLWSDAIYRLTRNKAAMIGGSILIVLILCAFAAPWIAPYSYYEQNLDLGATAPSSAHLLGTDILGRDLLSRILYGARISLLVGFVATGVALVIGVSWGIIAGYAGGRVDSIMMRIVDVLYGLPFIIFIILLMVIFGRNLWLLFGAIGAVEWLTMARIVRAQVIGLKNQEFVLAANAMGVGNFLMFRRHLLPNILGPVAVYATLTIPQVMLLEGFLSFLGLGIQPPMSSWGTLIKDGVESMEEYSWLLIYPGITFTITLFALNFFGDGLRDALDPKTSDN, from the coding sequence ATGAGCAATAATCCTTCTCTATGGTCCGATGCAATATATAGATTGACTCGCAATAAAGCAGCAATGATTGGTGGGTCAATTTTGATAGTTTTGATTTTGTGTGCTTTTGCTGCTCCTTGGATCGCACCATACTCTTATTACGAACAAAATCTCGACTTAGGAGCTACTGCTCCATCTTCAGCACATCTATTAGGAACAGATATTTTAGGTAGAGATTTATTAAGCAGAATACTATATGGGGCAAGAATATCTCTTCTTGTTGGTTTTGTTGCAACGGGAGTTGCATTGGTGATTGGAGTGTCTTGGGGAATTATTGCTGGATATGCAGGTGGTAGAGTTGATTCCATTATGATGCGAATAGTTGATGTGCTTTATGGCCTTCCTTTCATAATTTTTATTATTTTGTTGATGGTTATTTTTGGAAGAAATCTTTGGTTATTATTTGGTGCAATTGGTGCTGTTGAATGGTTGACTATGGCAAGAATAGTAAGAGCTCAAGTGATTGGTCTAAAAAATCAAGAGTTTGTTCTTGCAGCAAATGCAATGGGAGTTGGAAACTTTCTCATGTTCAGAAGGCATTTGTTACCTAACATATTGGGCCCTGTTGCAGTCTACGCAACATTGACGATTCCACAAGTTATGCTGTTAGAAGGATTTTTAAGCTTTTTGGGGTTAGGTATTCAACCACCAATGAGTAGCTGGGGCACTTTAATAAAAGATGGAGTCGAATCAATGGAAGAGTATAGCTGGTTGTTAATTTATCCAGGTATAACATTTACTATAACTTTATTCGCCCTAAACTTTTTTGGTGATGGTTTGAGAGATGCTTTAGATCCAAAAACTTCTGATAATTAA
- a CDS encoding ABC transporter permease, translated as MLSIFIKRILISIPVLLAVASITFFLIKLAPGGPFDADKAVSPQVLKNLNEAYNLNASQWQQYLDYMSGVIRGDFGPSFRYPGRSVTEMITTGLPVTFELAIYSMLIALSIGIFSGVLAALKRNTFLDYVPMGIAMIGICVPTFLMGPLLVLIFGINFELLPVSGWGQLPGDKLLPSITLGFAYAAYIARLSRGGMLEILNQDFIRTARAKGLNETQVVTKHAMQGGLIPVVSFLGPAIAGLLAGSFVVETIFQIPGLGRFYVEAAFNRDYTMILGTTIFFSAMIVFFNLMSDLAALWLNPRSRDLS; from the coding sequence ATGCTAAGTATTTTTATTAAAAGAATTTTAATTTCAATTCCTGTTCTTTTAGCAGTAGCAAGTATTACTTTTTTTCTAATTAAACTTGCTCCTGGTGGTCCATTTGATGCTGATAAAGCAGTCTCACCACAAGTTCTAAAGAATTTAAACGAAGCATACAATTTAAATGCATCTCAATGGCAACAGTATTTAGATTATATGTCTGGTGTAATCAGAGGTGATTTTGGTCCTTCATTTCGTTATCCAGGAAGATCTGTAACAGAAATGATTACAACTGGTTTGCCGGTTACATTTGAGCTTGCAATTTATTCAATGCTGATTGCTTTGTCTATTGGCATTTTTTCTGGAGTTCTTGCTGCACTTAAAAGAAATACATTTTTAGATTATGTACCGATGGGAATTGCGATGATTGGTATTTGCGTACCAACTTTTCTAATGGGCCCTTTATTGGTATTAATTTTTGGAATTAATTTTGAATTGTTACCAGTCTCAGGATGGGGACAACTCCCAGGAGATAAATTACTACCATCCATTACTTTAGGATTTGCATATGCTGCTTATATAGCAAGATTAAGCAGAGGAGGTATGTTAGAAATATTAAATCAGGATTTTATAAGAACTGCTCGGGCCAAAGGTCTAAATGAAACGCAGGTTGTTACTAAACACGCGATGCAGGGTGGACTTATACCTGTTGTATCATTTTTGGGTCCTGCAATTGCTGGACTTCTTGCAGGTTCTTTTGTTGTTGAAACAATTTTTCAAATTCCTGGATTAGGAAGATTCTATGTTGAAGCAGCATTCAATAGAGACTACACAATGATATTAGGAACAACAATTTTTTTTTCTGCCATGATTGTTTTTTTTAACCTAATGTCAGATTTAGCAGCACTTTGGTTAAATCCAAGATCAAGGGATTTATCATGA
- a CDS encoding peptide ABC transporter substrate-binding protein, whose product MHKKYFLILISLCFIHSCGQNISPVDSGLENQIFHFGNGAEPQGLDPHIVTGVPEHHLLISMCEGLTSSNPKGGASLPGAAESWEISNDGKKYTFFLNKNAKWSNGDPVTASDFVWSWKRILTPSLGSQYPDMLYYVTGAYEFHNEINNNFDNVGVKAIDDFTLEVNLKNPTPFFLGLLSHYSTWPVHKETVLKYGDIDDRNGEWTRPGNFVCNGPFRLKSWELNSKIIVDKNPFYWDAKKVKLNEIHFYPVQNTMTEDRMFRAGQLHLTSSLPSQKCPIYIEENNPNLRIDPYMGTYFYRFNTKHPVLKDVKVRKALAYAINRTQLVEKVTKCGQIPAYSFTPPGSAGYQPDTEIKYDPLLAKQLLVEAGYSNPEDFPKLEILFNTNEDHRKIALAIQQMWQTTLGIEVELVNQDWKVYLNREMIGDFQVSRAGWIGDYEDPNTFLDTLRPNRGNNKTGWENKKYDDLLELANSTNDTEKRYNLLMQAERILIDEMPIVPLYTYVRSYQLSEDVKGYFPNYLDHHHPKYIYLERD is encoded by the coding sequence ATGCATAAAAAATATTTTTTAATCTTAATATCTCTATGTTTTATTCATAGCTGTGGGCAAAACATATCACCGGTAGATTCTGGATTAGAAAATCAAATTTTCCATTTTGGAAATGGTGCTGAGCCGCAAGGTTTAGATCCACATATTGTAACCGGTGTCCCGGAACATCATTTACTGATATCAATGTGTGAGGGATTAACATCATCTAATCCAAAAGGAGGAGCAAGCTTACCAGGCGCTGCTGAATCATGGGAAATAAGCAATGATGGAAAAAAATATACTTTTTTCTTAAATAAGAATGCTAAGTGGTCAAATGGAGATCCTGTAACAGCATCTGATTTTGTTTGGAGTTGGAAGAGAATTCTTACGCCATCATTAGGATCACAATATCCTGATATGCTCTATTATGTAACTGGTGCATATGAATTCCATAATGAAATAAATAACAATTTTGATAATGTTGGAGTAAAGGCTATTGACGACTTTACTCTTGAGGTTAATCTAAAAAACCCAACACCTTTTTTTCTTGGTCTTCTTAGTCACTATAGTACTTGGCCAGTGCACAAAGAAACTGTTTTAAAATATGGAGATATTGATGATAGAAATGGTGAGTGGACTCGCCCAGGAAATTTTGTATGCAATGGCCCATTTCGACTTAAGTCATGGGAACTAAATAGCAAAATAATTGTTGATAAGAATCCATTCTATTGGGATGCAAAAAAAGTAAAACTTAATGAAATACACTTTTATCCAGTTCAAAATACAATGACTGAGGACAGAATGTTCAGAGCAGGCCAACTTCATTTAACTAGCAGTTTACCTTCGCAAAAATGTCCAATATACATTGAAGAAAATAATCCAAACTTAAGAATAGATCCTTACATGGGAACATATTTTTATAGATTTAATACTAAACATCCAGTTCTTAAAGATGTAAAAGTTAGAAAAGCGCTAGCTTATGCTATCAATAGAACTCAATTGGTTGAGAAAGTTACTAAATGCGGTCAAATACCTGCTTATTCATTTACGCCTCCTGGTTCAGCAGGATATCAGCCTGATACGGAGATTAAATATGATCCATTGTTAGCAAAACAATTATTAGTTGAGGCTGGATATTCTAATCCAGAAGATTTTCCAAAATTAGAAATATTATTTAATACTAATGAAGATCATAGAAAGATTGCGTTAGCCATTCAGCAGATGTGGCAAACAACTCTTGGAATAGAAGTTGAGTTAGTCAATCAAGACTGGAAAGTTTATTTAAATAGAGAAATGATAGGTGACTTCCAAGTCTCAAGAGCAGGTTGGATAGGAGATTATGAGGACCCAAATACATTTTTAGATACTTTAAGACCTAATAGAGGTAATAATAAAACTGGTTGGGAAAATAAAAAATATGACGATTTGCTTGAGCTTGCCAACTCAACCAATGATACAGAGAAAAGATATAATCTTCTTATGCAAGCAGAAAGAATACTGATCGATGAAATGCCTATTGTTCCTTTGTATACTTATGTTAGATCTTATCAACTATCAGAAGATGTAAAAGGGTATTTTCCAAATTATTTAGATCATCATCATCCTAAATATATATACTTAGAAAGAGATTAA
- a CDS encoding SurA N-terminal domain-containing protein: MLESVRNFLTGPRLVFIIAICALPFVFLGTSSLTTVFSGSIGTINGEEVTEWDFQNASAKVSQNLQDRFGEDFDINLLGEEFQLGQIRQELIAEKVLLAEARSIGLINKESIKNAKKFIVTNQMFFDENGMFDEGIYGARVNAMGHTKETYIDLVTKLLASQEYRIALGSLDFTFENELRDLAILLEKQVDLDFIKIDFDLLSKSIDLTSDQIKEFYVNNQSQFFSDEKRSIKYFILNSNDYEDKVTIPNNYIDEAYQNYLSNMGNNIQKRISHIMIDKNNYSNESEAFEIIKKVENEIINGTDFESLVSKYTEDIVTKDTGGDLDYFSADIFPEEFASALESVQLNETSAIVEIETSFHILKVTEVLEQEIKSYDQMKETLSSELIAAESLALMNDDLVLLDDMSTGNITIDQASLDLDKKIQSYENFSLSDFQFELNDPRIDEFIFSTNNINKLGIIDFEDKILVLTTTQITESKLMDYDQVEDKARDLLALSIAENEIINITNKLSELKIEEKEFAYIEENDFITNDSYVNVKRYASLMPAEILEEVFKNTDGATVYLDSNNKDKYIIDIKKFNDATYEEIESAIENYRTFSSERYFDSIASIIDEDLFKNAVVNINLDGF; encoded by the coding sequence ATGCTTGAATCAGTAAGAAATTTTTTAACCGGACCAAGACTTGTTTTTATTATTGCAATTTGTGCATTACCATTCGTCTTTCTTGGTACATCATCCTTAACTACTGTTTTTAGTGGCAGTATTGGGACTATTAACGGTGAAGAAGTAACTGAATGGGACTTTCAAAATGCATCTGCAAAAGTTAGTCAAAATCTTCAAGATAGATTTGGAGAAGATTTTGACATAAATCTTTTAGGTGAAGAATTTCAATTAGGCCAAATTCGTCAAGAACTTATAGCTGAAAAAGTATTGCTTGCTGAGGCAAGGTCTATTGGATTAATTAATAAAGAGTCTATAAAAAATGCCAAAAAATTTATTGTCACAAATCAAATGTTCTTTGACGAAAACGGTATGTTTGATGAAGGCATATATGGAGCAAGAGTTAATGCGATGGGCCACACTAAAGAAACCTATATTGATCTTGTAACAAAATTGTTGGCATCACAAGAGTATAGAATTGCATTAGGCTCTCTTGATTTTACATTTGAAAATGAATTAAGAGATCTTGCAATACTTCTTGAGAAGCAAGTTGACTTAGATTTTATAAAAATTGATTTTGATTTACTTTCCAAAAGCATTGATCTTACCTCTGATCAAATTAAGGAATTTTATGTAAACAACCAATCTCAATTTTTCTCAGATGAAAAACGATCAATAAAATATTTTATTTTAAATTCTAATGATTATGAAGATAAAGTAACCATACCTAATAATTATATTGATGAAGCCTATCAAAACTATCTTTCAAATATGGGTAATAATATTCAAAAAAGAATTTCTCACATAATGATTGATAAAAATAATTATTCAAATGAATCAGAAGCTTTTGAAATAATAAAAAAGGTTGAAAATGAAATTATTAATGGAACAGATTTCGAATCATTAGTATCAAAATATACAGAAGACATAGTTACAAAAGATACAGGAGGGGACTTAGATTATTTTTCAGCAGATATATTTCCTGAAGAATTTGCAAGTGCTCTTGAAAGCGTTCAATTAAATGAAACATCCGCAATCGTAGAAATTGAAACCTCATTTCATATTTTAAAAGTTACAGAAGTGCTTGAACAAGAAATTAAGTCTTATGATCAAATGAAAGAAACACTGAGCTCCGAACTAATTGCTGCTGAATCCCTTGCACTGATGAATGATGATCTTGTTTTGTTAGATGATATGTCTACCGGTAACATAACAATTGATCAAGCTAGCTTAGATTTAGATAAAAAAATACAGTCGTACGAAAATTTTTCTTTATCTGATTTTCAGTTTGAATTAAACGACCCAAGAATAGATGAATTTATTTTTTCAACAAATAATATTAATAAATTAGGAATCATAGACTTCGAAGATAAAATTTTAGTTTTAACTACAACTCAAATTACAGAGTCTAAGCTTATGGATTATGACCAGGTGGAAGACAAGGCTAGAGATCTATTAGCTTTATCAATTGCTGAAAATGAAATTATAAATATTACAAATAAGTTATCTGAATTAAAGATTGAAGAAAAAGAATTTGCTTATATTGAAGAAAATGATTTTATTACTAATGATTCATATGTAAATGTAAAAAGATATGCATCTCTCATGCCTGCTGAAATCTTAGAGGAAGTATTTAAAAATACTGATGGAGCTACAGTGTATTTAGATTCTAACAACAAAGATAAATATATTATTGATATTAAAAAGTTTAATGATGCCACTTATGAGGAAATAGAATCTGCAATTGAAAACTATAGAACGTTTTCATCAGAAAGATATTTTGATTCAATTGCGTCTATTATTGACGAAGATTTATTTAAAAATGCAGTTGTTAATATTAATTTAGATGGTTTTTAA
- a CDS encoding HU family DNA-binding protein, with translation MNKSDLVDSVASDADISKASAARAVDAVLGGIGDALGTGDSVSLVGFGTFSVRHRAAREGRNPQTGAAMHIAASKVPGFKAGKGLKDKVKNG, from the coding sequence ATGAATAAATCAGATTTAGTTGATTCAGTTGCAAGTGATGCAGATATTTCAAAAGCTTCAGCAGCGAGAGCGGTTGATGCAGTTTTGGGTGGTATTGGTGATGCGCTAGGAACTGGCGATTCAGTATCATTAGTTGGTTTTGGTACCTTTTCTGTAAGACACAGAGCAGCAAGGGAGGGTAGAAATCCTCAAACAGGAGCTGCTATGCATATTGCTGCATCAAAAGTACCTGGATTTAAAGCTGGTAAAGGCCTTAAAGATAAGGTTAAAAACGGCTAA